TCTCGAAGACGTCCGCCGGCGATCCGGCTCCCTGTGCCCATCATTCCGCAAAAAATTGAAGATGCGCCGCGCTTCACGACGATCTCACCCCGGATGACACAAGACCAGTCAGGAATAGAGTCAATGGAAGGCAGCGGTCGCAGCAGCTGTACGAGTTTTCTTGCCTTGTCTCCCCCTGCCTTGCTGCTTCCCGAAAGATGAGTGCTGTGGGTGACTCACCCACGCGTCGCCATGCGCCCCATTTCCCACACCGCTCATCCTTTTCGACATTGCGTGACAGGAGAAgagctgtgtgtgggggggggatcTTCTGGGATTCGTTGAAACGGTCTTCAGACGTAgtggctgtggtggcgcGGAACGTTCCAGGAGCTGGCCATTATCGAGGTACAGTGTCGTGGCTCTTCGGCGAGGGAAGAGATAGGGCCGCGCTGTTCTTGCGACTGCCACGGTACGACAGGTGAAAACAACCGCAATTGGCACCACCTGCTTGACTGTGCGCAGACCAGTTTCCCTGGAACGTGgtagccgctgctgccaatGAAACAGCGACAACGCCCAGCAGCGGTGATCAGGTCAACTCTTCCGAGTTGTTCCCTGCCACACCGAAAGGCGATAGGGCACTTCTCATTCGCTCCTCGGAGCTGTTTAGCAACACTGCCCTGGTTGCATCCCCTTGCGGTCATTCACACCTTGGGTGGTCTGCATCGGAATCCGGTACGAATATGGCCGCACAGGTCCCGTTGCCGCTGTTCGTGAGGGTGGTGTTCGCCCATGAGACAGCGAAGTCTTCGTTTTTGCTTAGCCACCACGCCATCTCGCCCCGTTCCACGCGTTTTGCGGGGTTCGCACTTACTACCGTGTGGCAGTGCTTTCACGCCGCCGAGGACCGTACAGCGACTCCTTCCCCGGCGGCAACGCCACAGCACCAGGCGAACTGGCATCTTGGTGTCGCTGCACCGAGGAGCCGTTGCGACGAGAGCCCAAGCTGCACCCCCGGGAACACCTTGAAGGTGCGACCCACTTGCCCAACTCTTTTTCCTCACCGACCGTGTGCAGCAACGCATGGGGAAGTGAGGCCTCTTCGGCCGAGTAGCTCGGCACTCTCCAAAGGCACGTCTGTATACAGTGTGCTAGAGATGCCGCATAAATGAGGTGGCAGTGATGGCGTGATGAGGGGTGCCACCTGGCGGGGCTGCCGAGCGGGCATCGCTGCGGTGCTCCTCTGCAAGCGAGGGCGCGCGCACTCGCGTGATCACTTTATTCGTGTAGCGGAAGATAGACAATGTCGAACGAGAATCGAATGACGACGAGGGGTTGCAACACGGAAACGCAGAGGAGAAAATGACATTGTCACAGGCCACGCATCGGCAGCGTTCCTGATTGCAGCGCTCTCTAGCAGCATCGGCAACCATAGAGCAGGCACATTCCGTCGGATGCGAAGAGGGGACAGACGGTGGTCGATAGCGTGTGAGCACAACTGAAACCCCACGTACacaggaaaagagaaggtgGGAGAGGACATGCGAGACGAGTTGGACAGAAGAGGCCTGACAGCGCACAGTGACGAATGTTTTGGAAAGGCACTCCTACAACAACGGAGATACCGCAAGCGACGATGGGTCCCGTTaaacgacggcggcgacccTCTCCCCTTCAGTCTAttgtgcttgcttgcttgcctTCGCGCCAAGGAAAGAGGCGACATTCGTGACAGAAAAGGACCTGCATGCGGGCACAGACCTCCCCCTTGTTGCTGCGGTGCCCTGAGTGGGTATGCACGTGGTGCCCAGGAAAAACATGAGCTTTCGAGCACATGGACTCACACTATCCACGCTCTTCGGCGACAGCCGTGAGCCACCAAAGACCATGGAAAGGTGCCAGAGGATCAGACGTGGATGTGTGTTCCCCGTCGCGTAGGCCCCTATTTTTTTTCCACTGTGGACCCGCCACCGTGTCTCTCTACGCGCACGTACACTGAGACAGATAAGGTCGACAAGCGGCTCCTTCGGCATTCGCCTGATCGAATCGTTTATTTTTCCGCTTCGGTGCGGGAAGGGGGTATCACAGTTACACGTCATTACTGAAGACAAAGAAAAATGAACCACGAATCATTAAAAAAACGAGGTGACACTTCGTCGAGAAGGCCAAGCGGCGCTCCCTGTTCAGTGCTCCATGACGCCACAAAATTCGCACCCTTGTCGTATCAAAGTTAGGAAGTGGGTTtcagaaagagagagagacccaTAGAGTCGCCCGCGGCgagcacaggcgcacactCTCtctgacacacacacggatcTGCCCTCTTTCCGCTGCAACATTCTCCCTCCCGCGAGGTCTACCTCGCCAGCACACCAATCTCGCTTGGTAGACTGTTGGGCGTttctcttgttttttttacttactcttctttttcttgccAGCGCCACTGCGCTGCTTCTTGCGCAAAAGGCggctcttctccttctccgccttgcgcCGCATTGCCGCCATCTCCTCGAACGAACGTACATGACCGTCCTTGGGCAGCCGCTTCTGCTTGCGGCCGATACGGAGCTTCTTACCCTGGTTCGGGTCGCTAATGTCCACAaagtcgtcgtcgccatTGCCGTCATTGCCGTCTTCCGGCTGGGACGACAACGCCGCTGCCTTGGCGCGCTTCAGCGGCACGAGgtcctcctcttcaccgACATCTTGAATGCGCATgttgctcttcttcgtccACTTTGAGTAGGCCTGAAGCTTGCTCTTGTAGTTGATCGCTTTGCCCGATTCGTTTTTCACGCCTCTCAGGAGCGCCTTGGCGTCATTGACGTGCATCTGGACGTAACGATTCTTCTTCTTGCTCCACGCAAacacctgccgctgctgcgcagcctcctcagccgtCTCGGCGGTCATGTCCATCGTCGCATCCTTGACGGAGTAGTGCGCATTGTTCAGCGTGTCTCGCCGCTCAAGGTCCATGAAGAAGTTCTCGTCACGGTACGCGCCGCTCTCCATGCTCTCCTCCTGCCCCAGTGCGGCCTGACGAGGGTGCGTCACCAGGTTCATCACCGCATCGTCGCTATTAACAGAAGTGCTGCTGCCAACTTCGCGCTCGCGCTTTCTGCGTTcctgcgcacgctgcagcaTCCGTTCGGCGAAGGAGAGCGGCTTCGCTGGTGGCGCCACGGAGGCGGCCCCGCCTTTCTTCACCCCGCCTTCGGCGTTGGCAGACCGTGCCAAGGACTGCGCCGTCTCCGGCGGGCGAATCTCGAACAGCTTCTCCTTGGAGCCTATTTCCAGGAACAGCTCCTTCGGCTTGAATCGCTTCAGGTCGAAGCGCACCTCgtcagcgcgcacacgggTGCTGCCGAGGCGTTCGAGCAGCATTGGATGAAGCGGGGTGCGGTCAAAGGCATACTGTGGCTTTCGAGCCTCCTGAATCGCCTCGTGGCTCGGCTTCTTCTTGGTACGGTTGAACTTCTTATGCGCGTTTTGCACCACTCGCGCCATGTTGCGCACCTCCACGTCGTTTTCGTGCAGACGTTTGAGGAAGTCCAGCTCCAGCTGGATATCCTCTTCGGGCAAGCGCCCGTAGCAGCCGTCATCTGCGGTGAAGAGGAGGTCGCCGGGTACCGGGGCAGACTGCAGCGGCCGGCCTATGAACTGCATGAGATCCACGTAGTACGGGAAGTCCTCGAAGGTCATGATGGAGTAGGCCGTACCAGAACGACCGGCGCGCGCGACACGACCGACGCGGTGCACAAACAGCTTGGGGTTgaaggggaaggagaagtTGACGACGTTgtcgagcagcggcaagtCCAAACCTCGCGCCGCCACGTCCGTGACCACCATCACGCTTGTTTCACGCTTCGCAAAGCTACGCACCGCGAGGCGGCGAGCCTCCTGGTCCATCTGTCCATGCACCGCGCTCGTTGAGATGCTGTACGCGGTCAGAATCATCTGCAGAAACTCCACATGAAACTTTGATTCCACAAAGatgagcgcctgcgcgttattcgccgccgcctcgccaaCGTGCAGCACGCGCTTGAGCAGCACGATCAACGCGGCAACCTTCTCGTCGTTGCGCACGAGGAAAGCGCTCTGCTTCAGTTGGTCACTCAGCTTCATCTCCGAGTCCAGGCGTATGACCACCGGGTTGTGCAGCCCGGCGCTCGTGAACTCCGCCAATACGGTAGGCATTGTCGCGGAGAAGAGGGCACGCTGGCAGGACTCGGGTAACTTCTGCATGATGGCACCGATCTGCGGCTGCAGACCCAACTCAAAGAGGCGGTCCGCCTCATCCAGAACCAGGCAGCGCACGCTAGTGAGGTGCAATGAAGCCTCCTCCATGatgtgcagcaggcggccgGGCGTGGCGACCACGATATCAGGGTTCGACGCCAGAAGCTCGAACTGCTGGTCCATCGAGTCGCCACCCACCAACGCAGCAAAGCGTAAATCAAGAAACTTGTTAAGCGCGAAACCGTTGCGTAAGATCTGTAGGCTCAGCTCCCGTGTCGGGGAGAGCACTAGCCCGCGAATACCGACGATCTTTGAGTGTGCCTTGAGAGTGTTCAGCATTGGGATGAGGAACGCCGCTGTCTTACCTGATCCGGTGCGGGCCATGGCGACGACATCGTTCCCCTGCAGCATCGGCGGAATCGCCTTGCGCTGGATCGGGGTGGGGACGGAAAACCCCTGCTTCAGAATAGCATCGAGGAGCGGTTTTTCCAGGTTAAAGCTTTGAAAGCCGccccccttcttcttcgAGTCGGCTACCGACTCCACTGCCGCCTCCCACGTTCCATGGCCAGTCATGACGGCAGCAATGCCCTACGCTAAAGAAGGTAGGGTGGAGAATattggcgcagcagcggtggtgtggaGCAGGTCTGCTTCTATGAGACCCGTTCACATGCTTTACTGCCGTGCAGATGGACGACGAAGGAGAAAACAGAGGGCTCGGGAAAGTAATACACGAGAGTTAGGTGCAGTGGGAAGGAaagcaggagcagcgcatACAGAAGGTCTTGTACGGGGCTCATTGAACACATGCGGTGGGGACACAAAAtggcgcgagagggagaaaggtTACGGGTTGCTCCACGTCGCTTACGTGTGCACCGGGAACTCTAGCccacccctccacacacacacaaagacacaCGTTTGGTGCACGTGCAGGAAgtcctcctctctttttctcccCTCTTACACAGATCGGGGCTCAGCACATCTTGTGGCGTGCTGCGTCCGCGATTGGGGCCGCAACCGGCACACAGAAAGGTGAGGAGAGCATCTTTCGCTCTCGCTTTATGCAAACGTCCATTCTACACCtgtacacgcatacacacagacatacatAGAGATAtgcagatatatatatatatattccgTTCTTTCGCTCCTTGACCTAAAACACCTTCGCACTTCAAACGTGgaacacacgtacacacacccacaccagCAAAGGAGCAGTGCCGAGGGCAACAACAAAATAGCTTGAGGAAGGGAAACCGTGtttttcccccctcccttcttgtGAGGTATCGATTCACGCGCCGAAAATGCGGTGATGCTCGTCATCCGACAGAGGCATGACTATCGCCGCCTTTCCAGCCGCAAGCGGCCTCACAAACGACCCCGCCATCGGACAACTCAGGTTGTAGCTATCGAGGTAGCTGGTGTACGGACCTCCCTCACCAAAGTCATGCGAACCGGCGCAGCTGGTCGGCGAGGTCCCAGAGACCACGCTAGCGGTGACAGGAGAGGATCGGTAGAAGGAAAGCTTGTCATCGTAGAGCGGGTCGCGATCGAGGCGATATGGTGAGTACTGGGAGGCAGGGTACACGATGCGACGCAGGAGGCCAGGGGCCTCTGGCGGATTGTATTCCCGCCTCGACTGAGACACGGACAAGGGCTCGGCGGTGAGTAAGTCTGCTGCACCAAGCTCCACAAGCTTCCGCATCGTCTCTCCGATGTCGGAGGCAGCGTCTGCGTCTGTCGAAAGGTTTTCCGACAGACCAGCCGCCGCtacggccgccgccagctcgctGTCTCCATTGTCGCCAGGCGCGGACGGGGTAACAAGGTCGTATACGACGGCGTACgtcgtctctccctcctcggcGCTGTCCACATCCTCCTCAGCGTTGTCGTAGGCCGTTGGCGCCGTTAAATCGCCTGCGTCCGTGGTCACCGTCGTGCTGTCAGCCTTGATTAAGACGTCTGACACGTCTTCCAGCGTTGGCATCGGCTCGAAGGGGAGCGTAGCCACAACGCGTCCAGTGGCACGGTGCTTCACGTGCATGCCGCTCTCCCATGGCGTGCCAAACGCCTCAcacagctcctccagcgtgaCTGTCGAGGGATCATCATCGATTTCGACAAAGGTTGTGCTGCCCAAATACACAGCGCACGTGCGGCGGCTTTTCGCCCGTGACGGCGCTGGTTGGCTATCGGGCATATCAGCTTGTGTACACGACAtcgcagcggcagaaagACATAAGAGTCAGTggggcaacaacaacaaacagaagacgcgcgcgtgggcaccgttgctgcagcgcctgcatgCAGTCTCCGCTGAGGGTCTCTGGAAGCCTGCGAGGCGTGCTTGTGGTTCGCGTCACTGCGTTTCTCTATCTGAAGTTAGCAGAGAGCATGACAGAGAAGACGGTGCGACGTCCAGTGCTGCTGAGACAACAGCCACGTCCCATGCATACGGTTCTATGagctccccttctcccttctcacCTTGTCCTTGGATCGAAGACGGTATTGATGCTCGACCAAAGTGCCAAAACGCAAGCGCAGCCGATGGAAAGGAAAAccagaagaggaggtgggcaTGAGGGAGCGAGATGGAGAGAGTGAGATGAAAGCCGAGGCAGGACACAGCAGTATTGTGACTTTGTTCTTTTATTCACGTTTGAGAAAACACAAGTGCCAGTGACAGCGTGACGGCGCCTCTCCTGGGGAGGACACTGACGAGGCACGTCGCAAGATTCTTGTTGGAGTGAcgccacacatacacctacacacacagagagataAAGAAAAAGAGACTGAAGGATTCGCGTGTGAGGGGATCCACACAGTTCGCGTTGAGCAGCCGTGGTGATGCGGTGGACATGACGCGTTTTCCGCCCGACGCAACACCTGACCATGCACGCCGTCGCGTAACACTTTCCGTTTCAGCTTCTTtggtctgtgtgtggggggggggggtagaggagggggggagggggggaggggtattGGTAAGGCGCTcggctccctccctccctctgcccgTTTAGCTTTCCGGCAATCCAGAGCACCACGACAACAGCGTCACtcgaaaacaaacaaaaacaaaaataAAGACAGAAAACAAATAAACGCAAGGAAACGAGCAaacaggaagaggaggaggaggaggggggcaagagggggaggagtcCGCGAACACAAAAATGCcaacacacaagcacgcggTGATTTGAGCGTGTTGCCGGGACACACAACACACGCTTAGACAAGACATCAACAAAGGCGAGCATAGCGATGACGCAACGGAAAACGTCACAGACGCGCAATAATAAGAAAACACGCACTCACTCGAAAAAGATATGAAACCAGCGCCAGCGGACGTTGTGTGTGAGAAGCTGTTCGACCATGAGAGGACCGTATGGTCCCATACATATGCCCTGCCTAACCCAAGCGGAAGAAAGGGTGTTATGAATGTGGACAGGAAAAGAGGAGGCtggctgcgcggcggcgatggtggccAACGGCACCTGCAAAACTGGACGCTGGCATCGTGTGAGGtcaaggcggcggagagTCTGATTGTCGGTGTTGTCTAAtcagacgcgcacacacaggcaggcgcacacacaaagctCCACACTTGGTTACCCCACTCACCTGATCAGTGCGTCCTTGACACCAGCATTCTTGAGAGGAGCAGATTGgtgacgggggggggggaggggaggggtgcagcAAGTGGCTGAgcagggaggaagaggggagggataTAGAGTCCTATATGTGAGCGTGCCCCCCTCTCTAGGCGGGCATCCgagccctcccccacctcggTCAGGATACCTACCAAATCAATCTGAAGACTTCTCAGTGAATGGTGCGACGCAGGATGTGCGTGACGGAAGGAAGACCCAACAGGTACGCCACCGGGCTGATGCTGGACGCCAGCGCTGAAAGGAGGCCAATGCCCACCAGAACGGACAGCTGGATGTACGGAAACGGGAATGGCAGAGGCAGCTGTGTGAACAGGATgttctgcagctgcatcgTGTAGGCAACAACAAGGCCGACGATGAGGCCCATGATCCCAGACGAAACGACCAAGACAAAGGCCTCCCAGACGTACACGCGGTATACCTGGAAATGGGTCATCCCCAAGCAGA
The window above is part of the Leishmania mexicana MHOM/GT/2001/U1103 complete genome, chromosome 33 genome. Proteins encoded here:
- a CDS encoding putative ATP-dependent RNA helicase translates to MTGHGTWEAAVESVADSKKKGGGFQSFNLEKPLLDAILKQGFSVPTPIQRKAIPPMLQGNDVVAMARTGSGKTAAFLIPMLNTLKAHSKIVGIRGLVLSPTRELSLQILRNGFALNKFLDLRFAALVGGDSMDQQFELLASNPDIVVATPGRLLHIMEEASLHLTSVRCLVLDEADRLFELGLQPQIGAIMQKLPESCQRALFSATMPTVLAEFTSAGLHNPVVIRLDSEMKLSDQLKQSAFLVRNDEKVAALIVLLKRVLHVGEAAANNAQALIFVESKFHVEFLQMILTAYSISTSAVHGQMDQEARRLAVRSFAKRETSVMVVTDVAARGLDLPLLDNVVNFSFPFNPKLFVHRVGRVARAGRSGTAYSIMTFEDFPYYVDLMQFIGRPLQSAPVPGDLLFTADDGCYGRLPEEDIQLELDFLKRLHENDVEVRNMARVVQNAHKKFNRTKKKPSHEAIQEARKPQYAFDRTPLHPMLLERLGSTRVRADEVRFDLKRFKPKELFLEIGSKEKLFEIRPPETAQSLARSANAEGGVKKGGAASVAPPAKPLSFAERMLQRAQERRKREREVGSSTSVNSDDAVMNLVTHPRQAALGQEESMESGAYRDENFFMDLERRDTLNNAHYSVKDATMDMTAETAEEAAQQRQVFAWSKKKNRYVQMHVNDAKALLRGVKNESGKAINYKSKLQAYSKWTKKSNMRIQDVGEEEDLVPLKRAKAAALSSQPEDGNDGNGDDDFVDISDPNQGKKLRIGRKQKRLPKDGHVRSFEEMAAMRRKAEKEKSRLLRKKQRSGAGKKKKSK